The following coding sequences are from one Comamonas koreensis window:
- the ybiB gene encoding DNA-binding protein YbiB — protein MAIQHYIKEIGRGARGAKALSRVEASDVMAQILDGRVSDYEIGAFCIAMRIKGETAEEMCGLWDAVHARIARFHSPAALPTVVLPSYNGARRLPTLTPLLALLLAREGLPVLVHGMQTEASRISAFAVFERLGLVPRAQTGTIAAAEVALVHTATLLPALAKLLAVRQLIGLRNPGHSIAKLLQPVQGPAVLLGSYTHPEYLPMLQATLAELQTNALLSRGLEGEVCADPRRSPQYDGFVAGQHHLLQARSSGTDSQVPGLPSERDADTTARYTEAVLAGQLPVPAALAQQVEHVLAIAQQTQPAPQASHHD, from the coding sequence ATGGCCATACAGCACTACATCAAGGAAATCGGGCGCGGCGCACGCGGCGCCAAAGCCCTCAGCCGCGTCGAGGCCAGCGATGTGATGGCGCAGATACTCGATGGCCGGGTCAGCGACTATGAAATCGGCGCCTTTTGCATTGCCATGCGCATCAAAGGGGAAACGGCCGAAGAGATGTGCGGCCTCTGGGATGCCGTGCATGCGCGCATCGCCCGCTTTCACAGCCCAGCCGCCTTGCCCACCGTGGTGCTGCCCAGCTACAACGGCGCGCGCCGCCTGCCCACCTTGACCCCGCTGCTGGCCTTGCTCCTGGCGCGCGAAGGCCTGCCGGTGCTGGTGCATGGCATGCAGACTGAAGCGAGCCGCATCTCGGCCTTTGCGGTGTTCGAGCGCCTGGGTTTAGTGCCCCGCGCGCAGACTGGCACCATTGCCGCAGCGGAAGTGGCCTTGGTGCACACCGCCACCTTGCTGCCCGCGCTGGCCAAGCTGCTGGCGGTGCGCCAGCTCATCGGCCTGCGCAACCCGGGGCATAGCATTGCCAAGCTGCTGCAGCCAGTGCAAGGACCGGCCGTCTTGCTGGGCAGCTACACGCACCCGGAATACCTGCCGATGCTGCAAGCCACCTTGGCCGAGCTGCAGACGAATGCCCTGCTCTCGCGCGGGCTGGAGGGCGAAGTCTGCGCCGACCCGCGCCGCAGCCCCCAGTACGACGGCTTTGTCGCAGGCCAGCACCATTTGCTGCAGGCACGCAGCAGCGGCACCGACAGCCAGGTGCCCGGCTTGCCCAGCGAGCGCGATGCGGACACCACCGCGCGCTACACCGAGGCCGTGCTGGCCGGCCAATTGCCGGTGCCCGCCGCCTTGGCCCAGCAAGTGGAACATGTGCTGGCCATCGC
- a CDS encoding DUF937 domain-containing protein: MSASPSMVDELLAQLQGAPIQQMAQSLGQSEAQTEQAVQAAVPMMLGALGNNAQSAGGASALFEALQRDHGAAGGAGAGPDLGGLLGSLLGGGGGAQAGGMGGLGGMLGSVLGGALGGGAAAGSGAGSASPAALDGASILGHIFGGQQDQASASLGQATGLGANAGNLLKMLAPLVMSFLAQRVMSGGLNSSQLGNALGQEKAQVQQQGGLGGGLLGSLLDQNGDGKLDVSDLMKIGGSLLGGKR, from the coding sequence ATGTCCGCATCTCCCTCTATGGTCGATGAGCTCCTCGCGCAACTGCAGGGCGCACCGATCCAGCAGATGGCCCAAAGCCTGGGCCAGAGCGAGGCCCAGACCGAGCAGGCCGTGCAGGCGGCCGTGCCGATGATGCTGGGCGCACTGGGCAACAACGCGCAAAGCGCGGGCGGCGCCAGTGCCTTGTTCGAAGCACTGCAGCGTGACCACGGCGCTGCAGGCGGTGCTGGCGCAGGCCCTGACCTGGGCGGGCTGCTGGGCTCGCTGTTGGGTGGTGGCGGTGGGGCGCAAGCCGGTGGCATGGGCGGTTTGGGTGGCATGCTGGGCAGTGTGCTCGGTGGCGCTTTGGGCGGCGGCGCTGCTGCGGGCTCGGGTGCCGGTTCCGCATCGCCTGCGGCTCTGGATGGCGCCAGCATTCTGGGCCATATCTTTGGCGGCCAGCAAGACCAGGCCTCGGCCAGTCTAGGCCAGGCCACAGGCTTGGGGGCCAATGCCGGCAACCTGCTCAAGATGCTGGCACCGCTGGTGATGTCGTTCCTGGCGCAGCGCGTCATGTCGGGTGGCCTCAACTCCTCGCAGCTGGGCAATGCGCTGGGCCAGGAAAAAGCCCAGGTGCAGCAGCAAGGCGGCCTGGGTGGCGGCTTGCTGGGCTCGCTGCTGGACCAGAATGGCGACGGCAAACTCGATGTCAGCGACCTGATGAAGATTGGTGGCTCGCTGCTGGGCGGCAAGCGCTGA
- the tsaD gene encoding tRNA (adenosine(37)-N6)-threonylcarbamoyltransferase complex transferase subunit TsaD: MTELILGIESSCDETGVALVRTRGPGTVPELLSHALYSQIEMHRAYGGVVPELASRDHIRRVLPLTQKVLDDAGCTLAQIDAIAFTRGPGLAGALLVGSGVACAMAAALDKPVLGVHHLEGHLLSPFLSEDPPEFPFVALLVSGGHTQLMRVDGVGRYQILGETIDDAAGEAFDKSAKLLGLPYPGGPELSRLAQGGDPEAFKLPRPLLHSGDLDFSFAGLKTAVLTQAKKLGDGLEARKADLAASTQAAIVDVLVKKTLNALKETGMQRVVVAGGVGANRLLREQLNDACRKRGIRVHYPELHLCTDNGAMIAMAAAMRIEAGQQQAEKVYAFDVKPRWPLDAIVQQPPAPATAA; encoded by the coding sequence ATGACTGAGCTGATATTGGGGATCGAATCCTCCTGTGATGAAACCGGCGTGGCCCTGGTGCGCACCCGTGGCCCAGGTACGGTGCCTGAGTTGCTGAGCCATGCGCTCTACAGCCAGATCGAGATGCACCGCGCCTACGGCGGTGTCGTGCCTGAGCTGGCCAGCCGCGACCATATCCGCCGCGTGCTGCCGCTCACACAAAAAGTGCTCGATGACGCGGGCTGCACGCTCGCGCAGATCGATGCGATTGCCTTTACCCGTGGCCCGGGGCTCGCGGGCGCCTTGCTGGTGGGCTCAGGCGTGGCCTGCGCCATGGCTGCTGCGCTGGACAAGCCGGTGCTGGGCGTGCACCACCTCGAAGGCCATTTGCTCTCGCCGTTTTTGAGCGAAGACCCGCCCGAGTTCCCCTTTGTGGCCCTGCTGGTTTCTGGGGGGCACACGCAGCTGATGCGCGTGGACGGCGTTGGCCGCTACCAGATTCTGGGCGAGACCATCGATGACGCAGCAGGCGAGGCCTTTGACAAATCGGCCAAGCTGCTGGGCCTGCCATACCCCGGCGGGCCCGAGCTGTCCCGCCTGGCGCAGGGCGGCGACCCGGAGGCCTTCAAGCTGCCGCGTCCGCTGCTGCACAGCGGCGATTTGGATTTCTCCTTTGCTGGCCTGAAAACCGCCGTGCTGACCCAGGCCAAAAAGCTCGGCGATGGCCTGGAGGCACGCAAGGCGGACTTGGCCGCATCGACCCAGGCGGCCATTGTGGATGTGCTGGTGAAAAAGACCCTGAATGCGCTGAAGGAGACCGGCATGCAGCGCGTGGTGGTCGCCGGCGGCGTGGGGGCCAACCGGCTGCTGCGCGAGCAGCTCAACGACGCCTGCCGCAAGCGTGGCATCCGCGTGCACTACCCCGAGCTGCACCTGTGCACTGACAATGGCGCGATGATTGCGATGGCGGCTGCCATGCGCATCGAAGCGGGGCAACAGCAGGCCGAGAAGGTCTATGCCTTTGACGTCAAGCCGCGCTGGCCGCTTGATGCCATCGTGCAGCAGCCGCCGGCTCCCGCCACTGCGGCATAG
- a CDS encoding Hsp20/alpha crystallin family protein has translation MIMTPLMHRSAYAVSPSAMDAALQRFLQATTTGTTSQDTVQQDGSVFSIGIDVPGLSREQLRIELQDKTVRLTSIEGAPRSIQRAWKLPASIDAAASKASLENGVLTLVLSTTQPATQTLAIA, from the coding sequence ATGATCATGACCCCTCTGATGCACCGCTCGGCCTACGCTGTCTCCCCATCCGCGATGGATGCCGCCTTGCAGCGTTTTCTGCAAGCCACTACCACGGGCACCACGAGCCAGGACACCGTGCAGCAAGACGGCTCCGTGTTCAGCATCGGCATCGATGTGCCCGGCCTGTCGCGCGAACAGCTGCGCATTGAGCTGCAGGACAAGACCGTGCGGCTGACCAGCATCGAAGGCGCACCACGCAGCATCCAGCGCGCCTGGAAGCTGCCTGCCAGCATCGATGCCGCAGCGTCCAAGGCCAGCCTGGAAAACGGCGTGCTGACCCTGGTGCTGAGCACCACCCAGCCAGCGACCCAAACCTTGGCGATTGCATAA
- the mltB gene encoding lytic murein transglycosylase B → MHRILQTTVALLCAGLCATGAYAQKNTTNKARSADSAPTASSYANRPEAEAFVREVAERRHIDEAWLRASIKQARFNATVQRLMTPRTGPAGVKNWRGYRSRFVEPIRIRAGLRFWNENAATLARAEQTYGVPAEYIVGIIGVETIYGQQMGNFTVVDALATLAFDYPASHPRAADRAKYFRGELEQFLATAYLTDSNPFDTVGSYAGAMGMPQFMPTSWSNYAVDFDGDGKINLFGSTADAIGSVANYFVAHGWQRGMPAYYDVQVNSTPAQLETLLAPDIKPSFSAAEMAALGLRIQAPGDQHTGPLALIELPNASAATQYVVGTPNFYTITRYNLSSFYAMSVVELGQAIARARSGAPAATDSEPGTPEPSSETSNSPTAEAAAKAYLRSKARQQRTPDPANFSAP, encoded by the coding sequence ATGCACCGAATTCTTCAGACCACTGTGGCCCTGCTTTGCGCCGGCCTGTGCGCAACGGGCGCCTACGCACAAAAGAACACGACCAACAAGGCCCGCAGCGCTGACTCCGCCCCCACCGCATCCAGCTATGCCAACCGGCCCGAGGCCGAAGCCTTTGTCCGCGAAGTCGCCGAGCGCCGCCATATCGATGAGGCCTGGCTGCGCGCCAGCATCAAGCAAGCCCGCTTCAACGCCACCGTGCAGCGCCTGATGACGCCGCGCACGGGGCCCGCTGGCGTCAAGAACTGGCGCGGCTACCGCAGCCGCTTTGTCGAGCCGATCCGCATACGCGCCGGCCTGCGCTTCTGGAACGAGAACGCCGCCACGCTGGCCCGTGCCGAGCAGACCTATGGGGTGCCGGCTGAGTACATCGTCGGCATCATCGGGGTCGAGACCATCTATGGCCAGCAGATGGGCAACTTTACCGTGGTCGATGCGCTGGCCACCTTGGCCTTTGACTATCCCGCCAGCCACCCGCGCGCGGCCGACCGGGCCAAGTATTTCCGGGGCGAACTGGAGCAGTTTCTTGCCACGGCCTACCTCACTGACAGCAACCCCTTCGATACGGTGGGCAGCTATGCCGGCGCCATGGGCATGCCCCAGTTCATGCCAACCAGCTGGTCCAACTACGCGGTCGATTTTGATGGTGACGGCAAGATCAACCTGTTTGGCAGCACGGCCGATGCGATCGGCTCGGTGGCCAACTACTTTGTCGCCCATGGCTGGCAACGCGGCATGCCGGCTTACTACGATGTGCAGGTGAACAGCACACCGGCACAGCTGGAGACCTTGCTCGCGCCGGATATCAAACCCAGCTTCAGCGCCGCCGAGATGGCCGCGCTGGGCCTGCGCATCCAGGCGCCAGGCGACCAGCACACAGGCCCGCTGGCGCTGATCGAGCTGCCCAACGCGAGCGCTGCGACCCAGTACGTGGTGGGCACGCCCAACTTCTACACCATCACGCGCTACAACCTGTCCAGCTTTTACGCGATGTCGGTGGTTGAGCTGGGTCAGGCGATTGCGCGTGCGCGCAGCGGTGCGCCCGCAGCGACGGACAGCGAGCCCGGCACGCCCGAGCCGAGCAGCGAGACCAGCAACTCCCCGACTGCCGAAGCGGCCGCCAAGGCCTATCTGCGCAGCAAGGCGCGCCAGCAGCGCACGCCCGACCCGGCCAATTTCAGCGCACCTTGA
- a CDS encoding transglutaminaseTgpA domain-containing protein: MPSVFNPAHTAGASRWSSLPREARDTLFLLAVVGWILLPLTATLPLWASALAYALLAWRGRIALLQKPLPGRWQLLALLVLVVGLTLFSYRTILGADAGVTLVSMLLTLKTMELRAKRDAMVIFFLGFFALIANFLHSQSLLTALAIAMGLVGLLTALVHAHMPVGQPSLKFAAGLSLKMVAIGAPLTLALFVLFPRMAPLWGVPQNPTAKTGLSDEMTVGSVASLAQDEGIAFRVKFDTPQNRPPPANQLYWRGPVLSDFDGTTWRATPSFRNPDDRMFADIRTEGEALRYELTLEPHQKPWLLTLDLTREAPVLPRGRAYSTGDLQWLSNRPITEVTRIAVESHTRYQFGMQAGKRELAFNRRLPASSNPRTQAWVAQLSAEVGERPDRSAQLVQRLLGQLRSGGYTYTLDPGVYTGQAADQFWFDRKEGFCEHISAAFVIALRSAGVPARIVTGYQGGEANSVDGYWTVRQADAHAWAEVWLGEEQGWVRFDPTGAVSPGRVGAAQRLNTPNFMGFSVSNAATINGLQRMRAVWEAVNNSWNQWVLNYTQREQMDMLSKLGLSSPNWMDLVRILGGLVLAAAIIVVLALQYQRRRTDPWLALLGLARKRLRQAGLPEAAQGHAATPRALARMLHAQAPEVAPAFGQWLKAMERQRYAHATGESAPKAELAALRKQLRLLPWSRLRALANKV; the protein is encoded by the coding sequence ATGCCCTCTGTTTTCAACCCTGCCCACACCGCAGGCGCGAGCCGCTGGTCCAGCCTGCCACGCGAGGCGCGCGACACCCTCTTTTTGCTGGCCGTTGTGGGCTGGATACTGCTGCCGCTGACGGCCACCTTGCCGCTGTGGGCCTCGGCGCTCGCCTATGCCTTGCTCGCCTGGCGCGGCCGCATTGCGCTTTTGCAAAAACCGCTGCCCGGCCGCTGGCAGCTGCTGGCCTTGCTGGTGCTGGTCGTTGGTCTGACCTTGTTCAGCTACCGCACCATCTTGGGCGCCGATGCCGGCGTCACGCTGGTCAGCATGCTGCTGACACTCAAGACCATGGAGCTGCGTGCCAAGCGCGATGCGATGGTCATTTTCTTCCTGGGCTTTTTTGCGCTGATTGCCAATTTCCTGCATTCGCAATCGCTGCTGACAGCCTTGGCCATTGCCATGGGCCTGGTGGGCTTGCTCACCGCGCTAGTCCATGCGCATATGCCCGTGGGGCAACCATCGCTCAAGTTTGCAGCGGGCCTGTCGCTCAAGATGGTGGCCATTGGCGCGCCACTCACGCTGGCGCTGTTTGTGCTCTTCCCGCGCATGGCGCCGCTCTGGGGGGTGCCCCAGAATCCGACGGCCAAGACCGGCCTGTCTGATGAGATGACCGTGGGCTCGGTGGCATCGCTGGCCCAGGACGAGGGCATTGCGTTTCGCGTCAAGTTCGACACACCGCAAAACCGGCCGCCCCCCGCCAACCAGCTGTACTGGCGCGGGCCGGTGCTGTCCGATTTCGATGGCACAACCTGGCGCGCGACGCCCAGCTTTCGCAATCCCGATGACCGGATGTTTGCCGACATCCGCACCGAAGGCGAGGCACTGCGCTACGAGCTGACCCTGGAGCCGCACCAAAAGCCCTGGCTGCTGACCTTGGACCTGACCCGAGAGGCGCCCGTGCTGCCACGCGGCCGCGCCTACAGCACCGGCGATCTGCAGTGGCTCAGCAACCGGCCCATCACCGAGGTGACCCGCATCGCGGTGGAGAGCCACACGCGCTACCAGTTTGGCATGCAGGCGGGCAAGCGCGAGCTGGCCTTCAACCGCCGGCTGCCAGCGAGCAGCAACCCGCGCACCCAGGCCTGGGTGGCGCAGCTGAGCGCCGAGGTGGGCGAGCGCCCCGACCGCAGCGCCCAACTGGTGCAGCGCCTGCTGGGGCAGCTGCGCAGCGGCGGCTACACCTATACGCTGGACCCGGGCGTCTACACAGGCCAGGCGGCCGACCAGTTCTGGTTCGACCGCAAAGAAGGCTTTTGCGAGCATATTTCCGCCGCCTTTGTGATTGCACTGCGCAGCGCCGGCGTGCCCGCGCGCATTGTGACCGGCTACCAAGGGGGCGAAGCCAACAGCGTCGACGGCTACTGGACCGTGCGCCAGGCCGATGCCCATGCCTGGGCTGAAGTGTGGCTGGGCGAAGAACAAGGCTGGGTGCGCTTTGATCCAACCGGCGCAGTGAGCCCCGGCCGTGTCGGGGCTGCACAGCGCCTCAACACCCCCAACTTCATGGGGTTCAGTGTCAGCAATGCCGCCACCATCAACGGGCTGCAGCGCATGCGCGCAGTCTGGGAGGCGGTCAACAACAGCTGGAACCAGTGGGTGCTGAACTACACCCAGCGCGAGCAAATGGACATGCTCAGCAAGCTGGGCCTGTCCAGCCCCAACTGGATGGATCTGGTGCGCATTCTGGGTGGCCTGGTGCTGGCGGCGGCCATCATCGTGGTGCTGGCCCTGCAGTACCAGCGCAGGCGCACAGACCCCTGGCTGGCCCTGCTGGGCCTGGCGCGCAAACGGCTGCGCCAGGCCGGCCTGCCCGAGGCTGCGCAGGGCCATGCGGCCACGCCACGCGCGCTGGCCCGCATGCTGCACGCCCAGGCACCCGAGGTGGCACCCGCCTTTGGCCAATGGCTCAAGGCCATGGAGCGCCAGCGCTACGCGCATGCCACCGGCGAGTCAGCGCCCAAGGCCGAGCTGGCAGCGCTTCGCAAACAATTACGACTTCTGCCCTGGTCCCGCCTGCGGGCCCTGGCAAACAAGGTATAA
- a CDS encoding DUF58 domain-containing protein: MRQWWLAQLPSASRHAISRRNLYLLPTRAGWMLALTLLVLLVTSINFQLNLGFLLTFMLTGAALVSVGIGYRNLLGLQLELHAPEAQFAGQPLRLDLRLDNPSRRARYALGIRHYQGHELSLVDAPPQATTPMQLSTQTQQRGYQSLPAVLVETRFPLGVFRMWTVFRTTEKALVYPSPESHPPPLPLGLADAGSGSSTSLRASSGEFDGVRSYRRGDPLKLVVWKKAATSLATGSGHFVVRDNQHQAQQDLWLDASHCGLAEREAQLSRLTAWVLMADQQGLRYGLRLGAANAEQAADSGPAHRQACLRALALA, translated from the coding sequence ATGCGCCAGTGGTGGCTGGCCCAGTTGCCCAGCGCCAGCCGCCATGCCATCAGCCGCCGCAACCTCTACCTGCTGCCCACGCGTGCCGGTTGGATGCTGGCGCTCACCTTGCTGGTGCTGCTGGTGACCAGCATCAACTTTCAGCTCAACCTGGGCTTTTTGCTGACCTTCATGCTCACCGGCGCGGCGCTGGTGTCGGTGGGTATCGGCTACCGCAATCTGCTGGGTCTGCAGCTGGAGCTGCATGCCCCAGAGGCGCAATTTGCCGGTCAGCCGCTGCGTCTGGATCTGCGCCTGGACAACCCCAGCCGGCGCGCCCGCTATGCACTGGGCATACGCCACTACCAAGGCCATGAACTGAGCCTGGTGGACGCCCCGCCCCAAGCCACCACCCCCATGCAACTGAGCACGCAGACCCAGCAGCGCGGCTACCAAAGCCTGCCTGCGGTGCTGGTCGAGACCCGCTTTCCACTCGGCGTCTTTCGCATGTGGACCGTCTTTAGAACCACTGAAAAAGCGCTGGTCTACCCCAGCCCCGAATCCCACCCGCCCCCCTTGCCTTTGGGCCTGGCCGATGCCGGCAGCGGCAGCAGCACCAGCCTGCGGGCCAGCAGTGGGGAGTTCGATGGCGTGCGCAGCTACCGGCGCGGCGACCCGCTCAAGCTGGTGGTCTGGAAGAAAGCGGCGACCTCGCTGGCCACGGGCAGTGGCCATTTCGTCGTGCGCGACAACCAGCACCAGGCGCAGCAGGACCTGTGGCTCGATGCCAGCCACTGCGGCCTGGCAGAGCGAGAGGCCCAGCTCTCGCGCCTGACCGCCTGGGTGCTGATGGCCGACCAGCAAGGCCTGCGCTACGGACTGCGGTTGGGAGCGGCCAATGCCGAGCAAGCCGCTGACAGCGGTCCCGCCCACCGCCAGGCCTGCCTGCGCGCACTGGCGCTGGCCTAG
- a CDS encoding AAA family ATPase, producing MQTQHTIQKLLTQLNTVIVGKPAQVQDCLTCLLAGGHLLIEDVPGVGKTTLSHALARTLGLQFARVQFTADLMPSDLIGVSVYEREQQAFVFHPGPVFTQVLLADEINRASPKTQSALLEAMEEKQVTVEGATRPLPQPFFVIATQNPLDQLGTYALPESQLDRFLMRISLGYPDQAAEFQLLAGQGHRDIANQLPALTSAVELKFLQQEVTSVRASDALIHYVQALIAATRSGQWFVQGLSPRAGIGLIRAAKAQALIQGRDYVAPDDVQAILPQTTAHRLVPVSTSGRSAVEQVRAMMDSVALQ from the coding sequence ATGCAGACACAGCACACCATACAAAAATTATTGACTCAGCTTAACACGGTGATTGTGGGGAAACCGGCGCAGGTTCAGGATTGTCTGACTTGTTTGCTGGCGGGAGGACATCTGCTGATTGAAGACGTACCGGGCGTGGGCAAGACCACGCTGTCGCATGCGCTGGCCCGCACCTTGGGGCTGCAGTTTGCGCGGGTGCAATTCACTGCAGACCTGATGCCCAGCGACTTGATCGGCGTATCGGTCTATGAGCGCGAGCAGCAGGCCTTTGTGTTTCATCCCGGCCCCGTATTCACCCAGGTTTTGCTGGCCGACGAGATCAACCGCGCCAGCCCCAAGACGCAAAGCGCGCTTCTGGAGGCGATGGAAGAAAAGCAGGTCACGGTCGAAGGCGCCACGCGCCCACTGCCCCAGCCTTTCTTTGTCATCGCCACGCAGAACCCACTCGATCAGCTTGGCACCTATGCGCTGCCCGAGAGCCAGCTCGACCGCTTTTTGATGCGTATCTCGCTGGGCTACCCCGACCAGGCGGCAGAGTTCCAGCTGCTGGCCGGCCAGGGCCACCGCGACATCGCCAACCAGTTGCCTGCGCTCACTTCGGCCGTCGAGCTGAAGTTCCTGCAGCAGGAAGTGACCAGCGTGCGCGCCAGCGATGCACTGATCCACTATGTGCAGGCGCTGATCGCTGCCACGCGCTCGGGCCAGTGGTTTGTGCAAGGCCTGTCCCCGCGCGCGGGCATTGGCCTCATCCGGGCCGCCAAGGCGCAGGCCTTGATCCAGGGCCGCGACTATGTGGCGCCCGATGATGTGCAGGCGATCCTGCCGCAGACCACCGCACACCGGCTGGTGCCGGTCAGCACCTCGGGGCGCAGCGCGGTCGAGCAGGTGCGCGCGATGATGGACAGCGTGGCGCTGCAGTAG
- a CDS encoding histone deacetylase family protein: MSKTGYFSHRDCWLHDMGPAHPECAARLDAIEDRLLITGVGDALERRDAPKASMSDLELGHERLHIASIRGLSEMAADNQAIGGPATLMLDTDTAVNGATWNAALRACGAALAATDAVISGEMENAFCAVRPPGHHATRKQAMGFCFFNNVAVAAKYALMRHQLKRVAIVDFDVHHGNGTEDICAGDPHILMVGIFQHPFYPHSGDKDPAANMLNVPVPAYTKGMDIREIVETYWIPRLEEFKPEMVFISAGFDAHREDDMGQLGMVEADYAWITHRIKDIARRFSKGRIVSCLEGGYVMTPLAASVEAHIRVLADL, translated from the coding sequence GTGTCCAAGACAGGTTATTTCAGCCACCGTGACTGTTGGCTGCACGACATGGGGCCTGCCCACCCGGAATGCGCTGCACGCCTGGATGCGATTGAAGACCGCTTGCTGATCACTGGGGTGGGGGATGCGTTGGAGCGGCGCGACGCCCCCAAGGCCAGCATGTCCGATCTGGAACTGGGCCATGAGCGCCTGCATATCGCATCGATACGCGGCCTGTCCGAGATGGCGGCCGATAACCAGGCCATTGGCGGCCCCGCAACCTTGATGCTGGACACCGACACTGCCGTCAACGGTGCCACCTGGAATGCCGCGCTGCGGGCCTGCGGCGCAGCGTTGGCGGCCACCGATGCGGTCATCAGCGGCGAGATGGAAAACGCCTTTTGCGCCGTACGCCCGCCGGGCCACCATGCCACGCGCAAGCAGGCCATGGGCTTTTGTTTTTTCAACAATGTCGCGGTGGCTGCCAAGTATGCGCTGATGCGCCACCAGCTCAAGCGCGTGGCGATTGTCGACTTTGATGTGCACCACGGCAATGGCACCGAAGACATCTGCGCAGGCGACCCGCACATTCTGATGGTGGGCATATTCCAGCACCCGTTCTACCCGCATTCGGGCGACAAGGACCCGGCGGCCAATATGCTCAATGTGCCGGTGCCGGCATACACCAAGGGCATGGACATCCGCGAGATTGTCGAGACCTACTGGATCCCGCGCCTCGAAGAGTTCAAGCCCGAGATGGTCTTCATCAGCGCCGGCTTTGATGCCCACCGCGAAGACGACATGGGCCAGCTGGGCATGGTCGAGGCCGACTACGCCTGGATCACCCACCGCATCAAGGACATTGCACGGCGCTTTAGCAAAGGCCGCATCGTCTCCTGTCTGGAAGGCGGCTATGTGATGACGCCGCTGGCAGCCAGTGTGGAAGCCCACATCCGCGTGCTCGCCGATCTGTAA
- a CDS encoding enoyl-CoA hydratase has translation MTDSNLLVHSRDARGVVTLCMNDAARFNALGDEMLAALRAALAAIAQDPSVRLVVLAAQGRAFCAGHNLKDMAAHPDRAWYQDLFNRCSQVMMAIQKLPVPVIARVQGMATAAGCQLVAQCDLAVASSEASFATSGIQYGLFCATPSVPLVRNMPIKQAMEMLLTGEFISAEQALAQGLVNRVAAPEQLDAELEKLVAAIVSKPAAAVRMGKALVYQQRELGIEAAYQVASQCMASNMMDSNAQEGAQAFAQKRKPVWS, from the coding sequence ATGACGGACAGCAACTTGCTTGTGCACAGCCGCGATGCGCGCGGTGTGGTGACCTTGTGCATGAATGATGCGGCGCGCTTCAATGCGCTGGGCGATGAGATGCTGGCGGCCTTGCGCGCCGCGCTGGCGGCCATTGCGCAGGATCCATCGGTGCGGCTGGTGGTGCTGGCCGCGCAGGGCCGGGCCTTTTGCGCGGGCCACAACCTCAAGGACATGGCGGCCCACCCGGACCGCGCCTGGTACCAGGACCTGTTCAACCGCTGCAGCCAGGTGATGATGGCGATCCAGAAGCTGCCGGTGCCCGTGATCGCACGTGTGCAGGGCATGGCGACTGCAGCCGGCTGCCAGTTGGTGGCGCAGTGTGACCTGGCCGTTGCCAGCAGCGAGGCGAGCTTTGCCACCAGCGGCATCCAGTACGGCCTGTTCTGCGCCACGCCCAGCGTGCCCCTGGTGCGCAACATGCCCATCAAGCAGGCGATGGAGATGCTGCTGACGGGCGAATTCATCAGTGCCGAGCAGGCGCTGGCCCAGGGCCTGGTCAACCGGGTGGCCGCGCCCGAGCAGCTCGATGCCGAGCTGGAAAAGCTGGTCGCGGCCATTGTCAGCAAACCCGCTGCGGCCGTGCGCATGGGCAAGGCCCTCGTCTACCAGCAGCGCGAGCTGGGCATCGAAGCGGCCTACCAGGTGGCGAGCCAGTGCATGGCCTCCAACATGATGGACAGCAACGCGCAGGAAGGCGCGCAGGCCTTTGCGCAAAAGCGCAAGCCGGTCTGGTCCTGA